From Candidatus Zixiibacteriota bacterium, a single genomic window includes:
- a CDS encoding CGGC domain-containing protein, whose protein sequence is MAKSKTKIGIIICDRYKMCAGGKCLRAFHNREGAFSIYGEDEAEIVGYTTCGGCPGGNIEYAPEEMKKNGAQVIHFATGFIVGYPPCPYISYFRDFIKANYDMKVVFGTHPIPQKYYIVHSKLKTWDSAEWKKIIQPTLADEAIRIAYN, encoded by the coding sequence ATGGCAAAAAGTAAAACAAAAATCGGAATAATAATTTGCGACCGCTATAAGATGTGCGCGGGAGGTAAATGTTTGAGAGCTTTTCATAATAGAGAAGGAGCATTTAGTATTTATGGCGAGGATGAAGCAGAGATAGTTGGCTACACAACTTGCGGCGGTTGTCCTGGCGGAAACATTGAATATGCGCCTGAAGAAATGAAAAAGAACGGAGCGCAAGTCATTCATTTTGCCACAGGGTTTATTGTCGGGTATCCTCCCTGCCCGTATATTAGTTATTTTCGTGATTTCATTAAGGCTAATTACGATATGAAAGTTGTTTTCGGAACTCATCCAATCCCTCAGAAATATTATATTGTACATTCAAAGTTAAAGACATGGGATTCCGCAGAGTGGAAGAAGATAATTCAACCGACATTAGCAGATGAGGCAATTCGTATTGCTTATAATTGA